Part of the Georgenia sp. TF02-10 genome, TCGCCGAGCTTGAACCGCCCACCGGCGCTGCCAGTAGTGCGCCTGCCGAGCGTCGGTACACCGTCGAGGGGGCGGCCCTTGCGACACAGCTCCGCCGCGGAGGCGCTCGACCGCGTCTGCAAGACCGGCTTCGTCTCGGTCGTGAACGCCCGGGCGCGGCGGCCGTTTGAGCCACCGCCGTGAGCGGTGCTCAGCAGCCGGGAGGCGCTGGGGTCGGTGCTAGGCCGCGGCCCCCAGCTGTGCCAGGGGTACCCTGGATGGTCAGGACGGTCGCGCGGCCGGCTCCCCTGCACCTGCCGGCGCCTCGAGGCGGCCGGCATGCAGGTCGGCGACGTAGATGTCGGTGTACCGGCTGCCAAGCCCGACCGGGGCGAAGACCTCCGCCTCGGCAAGGTCGACGGTCACCACGACGGGCTGCCCCGCCGGGACGCGGACCCGGCGCAACCCGAGGAGCTCCTGCTGACGCGGCAGGACGGGGCCGCCCCGGCGTCGCGCGAGGACCGGCAGCACCAGCTCGCCGTCGACGTCCCCCGTCGCCTGGACGAGCACCTCCACGGTCACCCGTCCGTCTCGGCGGGTGAGCGTAGCGGAGGCGACGCGGGCGCTGCCGGCGGCCGCGTGGGCGAAGGGCAGGAGGACCGGCGACGGCACGTCGCGGTAGACGCCGTCGGGCGACCATCGGTCGTTGTGCCGTACCGGCCCGGCCCCCGAGGCCCGGAGCAGCGTGACCGGGAGCCGCCCGGCGGGCACGACGTCGCCGAGCAGGGCGTCGGCCACCGCCCGCGGTCCGTGGGGGCCGGCATACCCGGCCCACAGCGTCGCGTCGGAGGCCGCCAGGACGCCGGTCAGGACGTGCGGGCGGCCCGCCACGACGACGGAGACCACCGGCCCGGTGGCGGCGGCACGGACGACGGAGAGCAGCTCGTCCTGCTGCCCCGGCAGGCGCAGGTCGGCCAGGTCCACTCCCTCGCCTGCGGAGGCGCGCGTCGCGGCTGCGGCGCCGTTGGGATCGAACTGGTCGGCGTAGGACCGGTGGCTCGTGCCGCCGAGGACCGCGACGACCACGGTGGCGGCCCGCACGGCCTGGGCGAGTCCGGGGTCCGTAGGTGCGACGGTGAGAACTCGCCCGGGCAGGCGGGCGGTCAGCTGCTCCAGGACCGTCGGGTACTCACCGTCGCGCAGCGGCGGGACGTAGTCACCCAGGAAGGGCGTCACGTCGTCGGCGTTGGGGCCGACGACGAGCACGGTCGCCTCGGGGGCGAGGAGCTGCTCGGTCGGGATGTGCCCGTCCAGCAGGACCAGGGCGCTGGCGGCCAGTCGCCGGGACAGGTCGGCGCTCTCAGCCAGCGCCTGCGGCAGGCGTCCGCGCAGCTCGATCCGCTCGCGCCCCGCACGGGCCGACGAGCGGGCGGGCAGCAGCCCGAGGCGGTCCTTCAGTCGCAGCACGCGGCGGCACGCCTCGGTCACCGCACGGAAGGTCTGCTCGTCCTGCTCGGCCGAGCGCACCAGCGTCGTGAAGCCCTCGTCCCACAGCGACACGTCGACGCCGGAGCGCAGGGCGAGCCGCCCGGCGTCCGGGATGCTGCCGGTCAGCGGCAGGAGCTGGTCGACGGCCAGGCCGTCGGCCATGACGATGCCGTCGAAACCCTGCTCCTGCCGCAGCCAGGTCTGCAGCAGCCAGGGGTTGGCGCAGCACGGCACGCCGTCGATGTCGTTGTAGGCGGCCATCATCCCGACGGCCCCGGCGCGCACGCCGGCGGCGGCGGGGGCCAGGTGGATCTCGTGCAGGTCGCGCGGCCCGACGATCGCGGACTGGCCGTTCCGCCCGCCGACCGCCTCGCCCTGCGCGGCCAGGTGCTTGAGCACCACCCCGACACCGTCCCGGCCCAGCCGCCGCCGGTCCGCGCCCTGCATCCCGCGGACGACGGCGCCCACCAGGGTCGCGGCGAGGAACGGGTCCTCGCCGAAGCACTCCTCGCTGCGCCCCCAGCGCCCGTCCCGCAGGACGTCCAGCCCGGAGACGAGCGCGAGGTCCACGCCGGAGGCCGCCAGCTCGGTCGCGACGGCGGCGCTCGCCTCCTCGAGGAGGTCGGGGTCCCAGGTCGCCGCGAGGGCGAGGTTCTGGGGCAGGATCGTGCCGCCGAGGGCCTGGTGGCCGTGCGGGGCCTCCTCGACCACGAAGGCGGCGAGCCCCTGCGGGTTCGCGCCGCGCACCGCCTGCTGGACGAGGTCGACGACCTCGAGCCGGTCGTCCGGGGTGACGCCGTTCTCCCAGGACCTGCCCGACCACGCGTCGGCACGCATGAGCCCGTAGATCGCGCCCAGGCCGGACCAGCGCTCGATCTCGGCCAGCGCCTCGTCGGTCAGGACCCAGCGCCCGCCGCGCCGCTCGACGGCGCGCCAGCCCAGCAGCCGCTGGTTGAGCTGGCCGACCCGCTGCCGCAGGTCGAGCCCGTCGAGGACCGCCTGGACCCGCGCCTCGCGGTCCTGCCCCGAGGTTTGCTCCGGGCTGGCCTCGTCCGTGCTGCCGGCCGGGAGCCTGCTCACCTCGAGCCTGCCTCGGCGACGGGCGCCAGCTCTTCGTCCGAGACGGAGGTGTAGGCCGCCCCCGCCCGTGGCTCGACCCGGTGCAGCCTGGTGATCCCGCGCCGGCGGAGGTCGTCCGGGTCGGTGGCGGTGGTGGAGGTGACCAGGGCGGGGCGCTGCCCGTCCTCGGCGAGGCGCACCCACTCCTCGAAGACCGAGCCGCCCGGGCCGAGCGCGGCGCGCGAGACGGGGGTGTCGTCCTGGTCCACCGGGACGACGACCGCGGTGGTCCGCCCGGGCGCGGCTGCCTGGTCGCGCAGCTCGGCGGCGGCCTCCGCGAACGCGTGGCCGAGCGGCTTGACCTGGCCGCCCTGGTCGATCAGGCCGAGGGTGTGCTCGAAGGGCGGGAAGTCCCCCAGGGTCGGGTCGACGTCGTGGGAGCACCACCAGGTCACGCCCCACAGGGCTGGTGACTCCGCTGCGTGCCGGACGCTCGCCCGGGCGAAGGGCACCACCTGCTCCGGGTCCAGGACGTTGCCGGGCGCGCCGATCTCCTGCAGCCACACGCCTCGCTCCGGGTCCGTGGCGAACGCGCGCGCGAGCTCGACCAGGTACTCGGCGTGGCGGTGGCTGTGCGGGGAGTCCGCGCCGTACCGCTGGGCCGTGCCGTTGAAGACCCAGGAGTGGACGGCGGTCAGGTCGCCCTGCCGCGCGGCGTGGCGCGGCAGGAACGGGTGACCGTCGAGGTACCAGACGGCGTCGTACTCGGCGTGCAGCCGCAGGCGTCCCGGATCGGCGGGGGCGGCGCCGAGCAGCGTGTCCAGCCAGGTGTCGACGTCGCGGGAGGTGGCCGGCATCGGGCTCGGGTGCGGGGTGCCGGCGAACTGGTTGAGCTCGTTGCCGAGCGTCAGCCCCCGGTAGGCCGGCTGGTCCGCCAGGGCGTCGTGCACGGCGGTCACCAGGTCGGCCTGGGCCTGCAGTACCGCCGCGTCGGTGAACATGTTCCCCCGGTGCCAGGAGGAGAGCCAGGACGGCACGAAGTCGAAGCTCGACAGGTGTCCCTGCAGCACGTCCAAGTACACCTCCAGCCCCTGGGCGGCGGCGATGTCGACGGTGCGGCGCAGGTCGGCCAGGGCCGCGGGGTCGATGTAGGTCCGGTTGGGCTGCAGCACCGGCCACAGGGGAAAGACCCGGACGTGGTCCATCCCGAGCCCGGCTACGGCGGCCAGGTCACGCTCGGTGGAGCGCCAGTCCACGTCGTGCCAGGAGTAGAACCAGCGGTGGGACGGTGTGTAGTTCACCCCGAAGCGCAAGGGGGTCATCCTTTCAGGCCGCCGGACTCGAGGCCGCGGAAGAAGTAGCGCTGCAGCAGCGCGAAGAAGGCGACGATCGGCACCAGGGCCACGACCGTGCCGGCCGCGATGAGTCGGGGGTCGTCGTAGAAGGTTCCGCGCAGCCGGTTCAGGCCGACGGTGAGGGTGTACTGGCTGTCGTCGGACAGGACGATCAGCGGCCACAGGAAGTCGTTCCAGGCGCCGACGAAGGAGAAGATCGCGACCACGGTGATGACGCCCTTGACCTGCGGGACGCAGATGCGCAGGAAGCGCTGCCAGGCGTTGGCGCCGTCGATGGTGGCCGCTTCCTCGAGCTCCTTCGGGATCGCCGCGAAGGCGTTGCGCATGAGGAACACGTTCAGTGCGGTGATCAGGGTGGGCAGGGCGACGCCGAGCAGCGTGTTCTGCAGCTGCATCGACCGCACGAGCAGGAACTGCGAGACGATGACGGTCTCGACGGGCACGAGCATCGCGGTCAGCAGCAGGCCGAGCACCAGGCTCCGCCCGCGGAAGCGCAGCCGCGCCAGGGCGTAGCCGGCGAGCGTGGCTCCCACCACGTTGCCGCCGACGACGAACGCGGCGACCACCACCGAGTTGCCGACGTAGTGCAGCACCGGGACGCGGTCCAGGACCTCGGCGAAGTTCGTCAGGGTCGGGTCGGTCGGCACCAGCTGGGGCGGGCGTGCGTACAGGTCGTCCCCGGCGCCCTTGAGCGACAGGGACAGCTGCCACACGAGCGGCCCCGCGAGCAGCAGGAACATCGCGACCAGCACGAGGTACTGGACGACAGTGCCCGGACGGACCCGACGCCTGCGCCGCGGGGCCTGGGGTGCGGCGCTGCTGGTTGCGCTGGGCGCGGTGACCGTCATGACTTCTCCTGCCGGTTCTGCACGACGAGCTGGATCGCGATCAGCGCGCCGAGGACGACGAACATCACCAGGCTGATCGCGCCGGCGTAGCCGGTCTGCGCCTGCAGCCCCGTGCCCTCGCGCTGGACGAGCATGGTCATGGTCAGGACCTGCCCACCCGGGCCGCCGGTGCCGTTGGTCAGCACGTACACCTCGCCGAACACCCGGAAGGCGGCGATCGACGACAGCAGGCCGATCAGGAACATGGTGTTGCGAACTCCGGGCAGCGTGACGTTGAGGAACGAACGCACCGCTCCCGCGCCGTCGACCGCGGCGGCGTCGTACAGCGTGTCGTCGATGTTCGCCAGGGCAGCCAGGTAGATGACCATGTAGTACCCCAGGCCGGTCCAGACGGTGACGAACATCGCGGAGAACAGCAGGAGCCAGCGGTCGGTCAGGAACGGGATCGGTTCGGCTATCACCTGCAGCCACTGGAGCAGCTCGTTGACCAGGCCCTGCTTGCCCAGCATGTTGGTCCAGATCAGGCCGACGATCACCGAGGACATGACGACGGGCAGGTAGAACGTGGTCCGGAAGAAGCCCATGATCCGGGTGCTGCCGCGCACCAGGGTGGCCAGGATGAGCGGGAGCAGGACCATGAACGGGACCACGCACACCACGTACAGGCTCGAGTTGAGCATCGCGGTGCCGAACCGTGGGTCGGCGAACAGGCGCTGGAAGTTGGCGAGCCCGACGAATTCGCCCCGCCGCAGCATGGTGGAGTCCGTGACGGACAGCAGCAGGGTGTTGACGAACGGGTAGACCACGAGCAGGCCCACCACGACCACCGCCGGGACGAGGAACAGCCACGGGGTGAACCACCGGGAGTGGGTCCGGGAGGCGGGGCCGTCCCGCCCGGCGCGGCGCGCCGGGCGGGACGTGACCGGGGCGGCAGCCCGGTCGGCGAGGGCAGGCAGGGCCATGGATCAGTTCCCGGACAGCCGGCCGTTGGAGTACTCGACCGAGGCGTCGAGGGCCTCCTGGGCCGACTTCTCCCCGAGCAGCGCCAGCGCCACCTGCTCGCGGAGCGTCTCGGCGTCCGCGGCGCCGGAGAACGCCGGCGGCCACCACACCACCGCCTCGGTCACCTGCTGGGCCGTCTCCACCCGCACCTGGGTCTCGGGGGTGCCGTCCTCCTCGGTGAAGTAGGGGTCCTCGAGCGTCCCTGCCGACGACGGGAACACGTTGGCCGCCTTCGCGAACTCGAACTGGTTCTCCGAGCTGGTGACGTACTTGGCGAACTCGGTGGCCAGCTCCTGGTTCTCGGTGCCGGCGTTGACGACGAGGGACTCGATGTACATGTTCGGTGCGGCGTTGGCGATGCGTGGGCCCATCGCGACCGTGTCGTAGATGTCGGGCGCGGTCTCCTTGAGGTCGTTCAGGGTGTAGGAGCTGCCCGGCAGGTATGCCAGGCGGCCGGCCTTGAACTCCTCGACCTCGTTGGTCTGCAGGTTGTTCAGCGACTCCTCGGTCAGGCCCTGCCCCTCGTACAGCTCGACGAACTTCTGCACCAGCTCGACGCCCTTGGGATCGTTGTAGGTGAACTCGGTGCCGTCCTCGTTCATCAGCTCCACCCCGTACTCGCCGAAGTTCTCGATCACCGGTGTCCGCGCGAGCATCGCCTTGTCTGGGCAGCTCGCGCGCAGCGTCGTGGCCTGCTCGAAGAGCTCGTCGTAGGTCGTCGGGAGGTTCGCCGGGTCCAGGCCGCACTGCTCGAGCAGCGTGGTGTTGAAGAACGACGGGCCAGTGTTGAGGTACCAGGGGTAGCCGTAGGTGCCGCCGCCCAGCCCCTCGAAGGTCATCGCCTCCCAGGCCTTGGGCAGGTACAGGTCCTTGGCCTCGGGGTCGGCCTCGGCGATGTCCAGGATCGCGCCGGCCTGGCCGAGCGTGTAGGCGGCCTCCGGCCCCATGTCGATGACGTCGGGCAGCGACCCGGCGGCAGCGTCGGCGGACAGCTTCTCCTGGTAGCCCTCGGCCGGCTGGTCGACCCAGGTGACGGTCGTCCCCGGGTGCTCGGACTCGAACGCGTCGATCAGTCCCTCGAAGTAGGGCGTGTACTTCTCGTTCTTCAGGTTCCACGTCTGGAAGGTGATCTCCCCGGACATCTCGCTGGACGCGCCCGACGCGTCGTCGCTGCCCTGCCCGCCCGAGTCTCCGCAGGCGGACGCGAGCAACGCGACGCCTGCCACGCCGGCGGCGATGGCGGCGGAGCGGTTCCTGTTCATGGTTCTCTCCTGATGTGGTGGGTGATGCCGACGACGGGTCGCCGTCAGCGGGTGAATCGCAGGGTGGCTACCTGGAAGGGCGCCAGCTCGAGGAGCGCCCCGTCGGCCGGGGCCTCGCCGGGCCCGTCGGCCGGGCCCACGCGCAGCGCGGTCGGTAGTGCCGGGTCGACCGGGTCCTCCTCCAGCAGGTCGGTCTCCCGCACGACGGCGGCGGTCAGCCCCGGGCCCGGGCGCAAGCGGGCGCGGGCGTGGCCGCCGAACGGCTCGTACAGGCGGGCGACGACGTCGCCCGACCCGTCGTCGGCGAGCTTGACCCAGTCGACGACGACGTCACCGCGCTCGGGGTCCGTCTGCAGCAGGGGCGGCAGGTCCGGCAGCGCCGCGACCAGGGGCGCGTTGAGCGTGGCCGCCGCCGCCAGGGTCGGGCGCCGGGAGCCGGCCGCGACCACCGCGAAGCGGTACCGGTGCCTGCCCAGGTCGGTGTCCGGGTCCGGGAACCGCGGCGAGCGCACCAGCGACGGGCGCACCAGGGTGCCGCCCGGCAGCGGGGCCACGTCCGCGCCGTAGGTGCCGTCGTTGACGACGCCGACCGTCCAGCCGGGCTCCTCGAGCATCACGAACCGGTGGGTGCAGGTCTCGAACTGCGCCTCGTCCGCCGCGGTGTTGGCGTGCACCGGGCGCGGGATGAGGCCGTACTGGGTCTCGTGCAGGGCCTCGCGGGCGGTGACCGCCAGCGGCAGCGCGAGCTTGAGCAGGTGCTCGCGCTCGTGCCAGTCGACCTCCACCTCGAGCTCCACGGCGTCGGCGCCGGGACGCAGCCACCAGGTGGTCCGGGCCCGTGAGCTGCCGAAGGTGCGCTCGGTCGTGACACCGGCCGCGGGCCCCTCGGCGACGGCGGTGACGGACTCGGCGTCCACCAGGTCGCGCGGGTGCCGCAGCACGTGCCGGTCCAGGTCCCAGGCGTCCCAGCGCACCGGCTCGTCGCGGAGCACCTGCAGCACCCCGAGCCGCTGCCCGGGGGCGACCACCTCGCGGCCGGTGGCCCGGTCGCGCACCGACGTGACGTGCCCGTCGCCGTCCACGCGCACCGTCAGCGTGCCGTTGTCCAGCACCGTCCCGCCGTCGTCCGGGGCCGCGGTCACCGGCTCCTCGGCGCGCCGGGCGTCGCCGGGCCCGACGGCACGCCAGTCCGCGCGCGGCTCGGCCCCCACCGGCACCAGCGTGCCCGGGGCCGCGGCGCCGCCGCCGAGCGCCGCTGCCGCCCGGTCCGCGAGCGCGTGGGCGCGCTTCTCGACGTCGGCGTACTCGTCCCGGGACTCCCGGTGCACCCACGGGATCGAGGAGCCCGGGAGGATGTCGTGGAACTGGTTGAGCAGCACCATCTTCCAGAGGTCTTCGAGCTCGCTCTGGGGGTAGGGGGCGCCGGCGCGGACCGCGGCGGCGGTGGCCAGGTACTCCACGGTCCGCAGCAGCGACTCGGCGCGGCGGTTGCCCTGCTTCATCGCGACCTGGCTGGTCAACGTCCCCCGGTGCAGCTCCAGGTAGAGCTCGCCGTACCAGGTGGGCGCGTCCGGGGCCGCGGCCAGCTCGGCCTCCGCCCGCACGAAGAACTCCTCCGGCGTGCGGGACACCACGCGCGGCGCCCCCTCCAGGTCGGCGAACCGCCGCGCGCGGGCCACCATCTCCCGGGTCGGGCCGCCGCCGCCGTCGCCGTACCCGAAGGACAGCAGCGAGTGCGAGGCGACGTCCTTGTCCCGGAAGTTGGCGACGGCGTGGTGCAGCTCGGCCGCGGTGACCTCCGCCGCGTAGGTGTCGGCCGGCGGGAAGTGCGTGAAGATGCGCGTGCCGTCGATGCCGTGCCACCAGAACGAGTGGTGGGGGAAGGTCGTCGTGTCGTTCCAGGAGATCTTCTGGGTGAGGAACC contains:
- a CDS encoding alpha-mannosidase, with protein sequence MHSSPQRVLDRAERVLRERIQPHVHTPLAPVEVAAHELGGEPVPVGWVVADGAERVDFAPFAVPGAWGGVWTTTWFRVTGTVPDGAGTVELVLDLGWFDHSVGGHVEGLVYRPDGTVVKALHPRNGWVRLTGPGASPDVLTADGSFVLYVEAAANPLLLGLPPFLETGLGAQVTPADDPYVLRSAGLSRFEQEVWELARDVEVVKGLVEQTHDDDPRHWRLARALDAALDAWDEDDPSSAGAARGALAEVLAAPASASAHEISAVGHAHIDSAWLWPVRETRRKLGRTVSNVLALLEAGEPFVYTMSASLHFRWLQERYPDLYERVVAQVRAGRFVPVGGMWVEPDGMMPTGESYVRQMAYGVRDMVARFGTRPREVWLPDSFGYSGALPQLARRAGFRWFLTQKISWNDTTTFPHHSFWWHGIDGTRIFTHFPPADTYAAEVTAAELHHAVANFRDKDVASHSLLSFGYGDGGGGPTREMVARARRFADLEGAPRVVSRTPEEFFVRAEAELAAAPDAPTWYGELYLELHRGTLTSQVAMKQGNRRAESLLRTVEYLATAAAVRAGAPYPQSELEDLWKMVLLNQFHDILPGSSIPWVHRESRDEYADVEKRAHALADRAAAALGGGAAAPGTLVPVGAEPRADWRAVGPGDARRAEEPVTAAPDDGGTVLDNGTLTVRVDGDGHVTSVRDRATGREVVAPGQRLGVLQVLRDEPVRWDAWDLDRHVLRHPRDLVDAESVTAVAEGPAAGVTTERTFGSSRARTTWWLRPGADAVELEVEVDWHEREHLLKLALPLAVTAREALHETQYGLIPRPVHANTAADEAQFETCTHRFVMLEEPGWTVGVVNDGTYGADVAPLPGGTLVRPSLVRSPRFPDPDTDLGRHRYRFAVVAAGSRRPTLAAAATLNAPLVAALPDLPPLLQTDPERGDVVVDWVKLADDGSGDVVARLYEPFGGHARARLRPGPGLTAAVVRETDLLEEDPVDPALPTALRVGPADGPGEAPADGALLELAPFQVATLRFTR
- a CDS encoding carbohydrate ABC transporter permease, yielding MTVTAPSATSSAAPQAPRRRRRVRPGTVVQYLVLVAMFLLLAGPLVWQLSLSLKGAGDDLYARPPQLVPTDPTLTNFAEVLDRVPVLHYVGNSVVVAAFVVGGNVVGATLAGYALARLRFRGRSLVLGLLLTAMLVPVETVIVSQFLLVRSMQLQNTLLGVALPTLITALNVFLMRNAFAAIPKELEEAATIDGANAWQRFLRICVPQVKGVITVVAIFSFVGAWNDFLWPLIVLSDDSQYTLTVGLNRLRGTFYDDPRLIAAGTVVALVPIVAFFALLQRYFFRGLESGGLKG
- a CDS encoding glycosyl hydrolase; amino-acid sequence: MTPLRFGVNYTPSHRWFYSWHDVDWRSTERDLAAVAGLGMDHVRVFPLWPVLQPNRTYIDPAALADLRRTVDIAAAQGLEVYLDVLQGHLSSFDFVPSWLSSWHRGNMFTDAAVLQAQADLVTAVHDALADQPAYRGLTLGNELNQFAGTPHPSPMPATSRDVDTWLDTLLGAAPADPGRLRLHAEYDAVWYLDGHPFLPRHAARQGDLTAVHSWVFNGTAQRYGADSPHSHRHAEYLVELARAFATDPERGVWLQEIGAPGNVLDPEQVVPFARASVRHAAESPALWGVTWWCSHDVDPTLGDFPPFEHTLGLIDQGGQVKPLGHAFAEAAAELRDQAAAPGRTTAVVVPVDQDDTPVSRAALGPGGSVFEEWVRLAEDGQRPALVTSTTATDPDDLRRRGITRLHRVEPRAGAAYTSVSDEELAPVAEAGSR
- a CDS encoding carbohydrate ABC transporter permease, which produces MALPALADRAAAPVTSRPARRAGRDGPASRTHSRWFTPWLFLVPAVVVVGLLVVYPFVNTLLLSVTDSTMLRRGEFVGLANFQRLFADPRFGTAMLNSSLYVVCVVPFMVLLPLILATLVRGSTRIMGFFRTTFYLPVVMSSVIVGLIWTNMLGKQGLVNELLQWLQVIAEPIPFLTDRWLLLFSAMFVTVWTGLGYYMVIYLAALANIDDTLYDAAAVDGAGAVRSFLNVTLPGVRNTMFLIGLLSSIAAFRVFGEVYVLTNGTGGPGGQVLTMTMLVQREGTGLQAQTGYAGAISLVMFVVLGALIAIQLVVQNRQEKS
- a CDS encoding sugar ABC transporter substrate-binding protein — translated: MNRNRSAAIAAGVAGVALLASACGDSGGQGSDDASGASSEMSGEITFQTWNLKNEKYTPYFEGLIDAFESEHPGTTVTWVDQPAEGYQEKLSADAAAGSLPDVIDMGPEAAYTLGQAGAILDIAEADPEAKDLYLPKAWEAMTFEGLGGGTYGYPWYLNTGPSFFNTTLLEQCGLDPANLPTTYDELFEQATTLRASCPDKAMLARTPVIENFGEYGVELMNEDGTEFTYNDPKGVELVQKFVELYEGQGLTEESLNNLQTNEVEEFKAGRLAYLPGSSYTLNDLKETAPDIYDTVAMGPRIANAAPNMYIESLVVNAGTENQELATEFAKYVTSSENQFEFAKAANVFPSSAGTLEDPYFTEEDGTPETQVRVETAQQVTEAVVWWPPAFSGAADAETLREQVALALLGEKSAQEALDASVEYSNGRLSGN
- a CDS encoding glycoside hydrolase family 3 protein, yielding MSRLPAGSTDEASPEQTSGQDREARVQAVLDGLDLRQRVGQLNQRLLGWRAVERRGGRWVLTDEALAEIERWSGLGAIYGLMRADAWSGRSWENGVTPDDRLEVVDLVQQAVRGANPQGLAAFVVEEAPHGHQALGGTILPQNLALAATWDPDLLEEASAAVATELAASGVDLALVSGLDVLRDGRWGRSEECFGEDPFLAATLVGAVVRGMQGADRRRLGRDGVGVVLKHLAAQGEAVGGRNGQSAIVGPRDLHEIHLAPAAAGVRAGAVGMMAAYNDIDGVPCCANPWLLQTWLRQEQGFDGIVMADGLAVDQLLPLTGSIPDAGRLALRSGVDVSLWDEGFTTLVRSAEQDEQTFRAVTEACRRVLRLKDRLGLLPARSSARAGRERIELRGRLPQALAESADLSRRLAASALVLLDGHIPTEQLLAPEATVLVVGPNADDVTPFLGDYVPPLRDGEYPTVLEQLTARLPGRVLTVAPTDPGLAQAVRAATVVVAVLGGTSHRSYADQFDPNGAAAATRASAGEGVDLADLRLPGQQDELLSVVRAAATGPVVSVVVAGRPHVLTGVLAASDATLWAGYAGPHGPRAVADALLGDVVPAGRLPVTLLRASGAGPVRHNDRWSPDGVYRDVPSPVLLPFAHAAAGSARVASATLTRRDGRVTVEVLVQATGDVDGELVLPVLARRRGGPVLPRQQELLGLRRVRVPAGQPVVVTVDLAEAEVFAPVGLGSRYTDIYVADLHAGRLEAPAGAGEPAARPS